CAAGCCAATTGCTCCTGCGAGATACCCCGATTCACGCGAATCCGACGCACATTCCAGGCTACAATCGCACGAGTTTTCATACGTCAACTCATGCCATGGTGCTAGGCCTCAAAACACTGGCTATAATCCCGCTATTATTTCTTGGTCGGTGTTCCTCGACGTGATCTAGCCTCAAACGCGGCCGGGACCGTGATCGATGCACGTGGGCAGTCGGCGTCCCACGCGCTTCGCACGATGCCCGCGGCTTAGGATGTCGACAGTGTATCGGGGTATTTCGCCTCTAAGCTTTGGCCTATCTCCGAAAAAGCGCTCAAGACCGCATCGATCTGATCCCGTCCTATTCCAGCGTAGATGACCAACCGTACGTATCGATCGCCATAAGGGACGACAAGCACGCCCAATCCCGCTTCACCCAGCGTCCAAGATTTGAGGGCAGGAGCTCCGGAAAGACGTAGAACCACAGGAACATCTGGATCAGCAATGGCACGTTCCGAAAGAGAGCTGTGTAGACGAAGCCTATTCCACGCACCGCTCTCGATCGAGCAGTGCGGGCTGTACCGACTAAGGTTCCGATCGCAAGCGCTAGGAGGAAGCTCACCACCGCCATGACTATTGTGAGACGCAGACCTTCCAGCAGCCATCCAAGCTGCGGCTGCTGGAAGAGAATACTCCAGTTCCAATTGTAGGAGAGCATTCGACCCAGCCGCTATTGAGGGACTGCTTGCGCTTGCAAAACGGTCTCGAGCTTCTCGCTCAGTGGAATTCCAAATTGGTCAAACCACTTGTGGTAGAGAGATGTTATCTCTCCCGAGCGAAAGAGCTCGGCCAGCGTCTTGTTGACAGCCAAGCGAAACGCAGAGTCGTCACGGCGCATCATTAACCCGTACGGCTCGAAGGAGAGCGGGCGGCCGACGACCTCCAGACGGTCGCGAGCCGGCTTTTGTCGCAAAGTGTAGAGGATCGCGTCGTCCGAACAAAACGCGTCGGCGCGATCGCTATCGACAGCCAAGAGTCCTTCTGAAAAATTCGAGATGTTTAGGATTTTCACGTTTGGGACCTTTAGTTTCTGGACCCATCTGCGCCGCCGAGATCGATACTGCGCCGTCCGACGCCGAAGGCCATATGAACTTGCCGCGATCCAGGCGCTTGGCGTAGAGCGACATGCCCAGCCCGTCATGCCAGAGGATCTTGACCAGATCGCCGCGGCGACCCCGGAAGATGTAGAGATCGCCAGCATGAGGATCGCGCTTCAGGCTCTCCTGGACCGCAAGCGCCAGGCTTTGCATCCCGCGGCGCATGTCGGTGTGGCCGGTGGCGATCCAGACCCTGACGCCGCTCGGGATCGGGATCATCGCCGTCTCAGAAGCTCAAGAACCCGCTGCAGCGCCTCCGCGTCCACGTCCCGGTCAACGCGCACGCGACAGCCGCCCCCAAGCTCGATCTCGATAATGCCGGCCCGTGCACGTTGCGCAGGCGGTGAAGACACCGGTTGTGGCGCGCCACTCGAGATCGGAGCCGCCGCAGGCGTCATCTCAACCGGAACAAGCACCGGCGCGGCATCCCCGCTCAACTTGCCTTCCCGCGCCAACCGGCGCCACGTGAACAATTGGCTTGTCGACAGCCCGTTACGTCGTGCCGTGACCGACACCAGACGTGGCCCGCCATAGCTCTCGGTGACGATT
This genomic stretch from Bradyrhizobium daqingense harbors:
- a CDS encoding ABC transporter permease subunit (The N-terminal region of this protein, as described by TIGR01726, is a three transmembrane segment that identifies a subfamily of ABC transporter permease subunits, which specificities that include histidine, arginine, glutamine, glutamate, L-cystine (sic), the opines (in Agrobacterium) octopine and nopaline, etc.) is translated as MLSYNWNWSILFQQPQLGWLLEGLRLTIVMAVVSFLLALAIGTLVGTARTARSRAVRGIGFVYTALFRNVPLLIQMFLWFYVFPELLPSNLGRWVKRDWACLSSLMAIDTYGWSSTLE
- a CDS encoding transporter substrate-binding domain-containing protein, with the protein product MAVDSDRADAFCSDDAILYTLRQKPARDRLEVVGRPLSFEPYGLMMRRDDSAFRLAVNKTLAELFRSGEITSLYHKWFDQFGIPLSEKLETVLQAQAVPQ
- the tnpB gene encoding IS66 family insertion sequence element accessory protein TnpB (TnpB, as the term is used for proteins encoded by IS66 family insertion elements, is considered an accessory protein, since TnpC, encoded by a neighboring gene, is a DDE family transposase.), with amino-acid sequence MIPIPSGVRVWIATGHTDMRRGMQSLALAVQESLKRDPHAGDLYIFRGRRGDLVKILWHDGLGMSLYAKRLDRGKFIWPSASDGAVSISAAQMGPETKGPKRENPKHLEFFRRTLGCR
- the tnpA gene encoding IS66-like element accessory protein TnpA, coding for MTDHMPMPKVSRLEVVSTGARRRWTLEEKQRIVTESYGGPRLVSVTARRNGLSTSQLFTWRRLAREGKLSGDAAPVLVPVEMTPAAAPISSGAPQPVSSPPAQRARAGIIEIELGGGCRVRVDRDVDAEALQRVLELLRRR